One window of the Pseudofrankia sp. DC12 genome contains the following:
- a CDS encoding PAS domain-containing protein, producing the protein MNAAPDGHPGDEGGGRAHGVEPAREAVLGEAVLGAAPTADGAGDSPGWPGGGRPAEVDEPDADAAAGWEIFRRVAMSCPVPVFAADAVGRHVFVNPRWSELTGVDPDEALGWGWERAVHPHDLLTVTDQWGRARAGGDGVWVRLRLLRPDGLHRAAVLQAVATTAGAGGTRFVGTLTPLPPVPAWPPGPTAARLGVKPGGPGGPTWGAEWTDLPTRAAGPERSALRQQSREPSGEQGPTVPVTLPRPRTGQEPALPPADRLGGADHDDTHGWGAGPGWDAVRAWPGADSQDRADRASPGRGDEPGDGGPAWWDDTAADGPPDPRRAGGVPGDDGPSAGPRAADPHSPDHTGGLGPVSLPPGPSGRERPRRDHLAWDGDRRRAAAPDGGDSWPGRVDPQAPPTMGGEWRSAIALHGRAADGHRVGEPDPRRGRLGGGHDNGHGGHARWAHGGGQGASHGTGGTGDGAGNGTGGEGHDGGHGPGDGGPGRFGRIPPAECGCLYGELARAEAACRDRERWLTSLLAELPAAVLLADAQSQVVGVNQAYCDLFDLAEAPVDLVGTDCRLLLRPRAGLVDDPAGFANRLDILLRRRRTLRREAVMFADGRVFERSHLPLVSPDGYRGHLWLYIDVTDRRILDAEIEGLISEL; encoded by the coding sequence GTGAACGCGGCGCCGGACGGCCATCCCGGCGACGAGGGCGGCGGGCGAGCACACGGCGTCGAACCGGCTCGCGAGGCCGTGCTCGGCGAAGCGGTCCTCGGCGCGGCGCCGACCGCCGACGGGGCCGGCGACAGCCCCGGCTGGCCCGGTGGCGGGCGACCAGCCGAGGTCGACGAGCCGGACGCGGACGCCGCGGCCGGGTGGGAGATCTTCCGCCGGGTAGCGATGAGCTGCCCGGTACCGGTCTTCGCGGCGGACGCCGTCGGCCGGCACGTCTTCGTCAACCCACGCTGGAGTGAGCTGACCGGCGTCGACCCGGACGAGGCGCTCGGCTGGGGCTGGGAGCGCGCGGTCCACCCGCACGACCTGCTGACAGTCACGGACCAGTGGGGGCGCGCCCGCGCCGGCGGCGACGGCGTGTGGGTCCGGCTGCGGCTGCTGCGGCCCGACGGGCTGCACCGGGCCGCCGTCCTGCAGGCCGTGGCGACCACGGCGGGCGCCGGCGGTACCCGGTTCGTCGGGACCCTGACGCCGCTGCCGCCGGTGCCGGCCTGGCCGCCCGGCCCGACGGCGGCCCGCCTCGGCGTCAAACCTGGCGGCCCCGGCGGCCCGACGTGGGGGGCCGAGTGGACGGACCTGCCGACCCGCGCCGCGGGCCCGGAACGATCGGCGTTGCGGCAACAGTCGAGGGAGCCCTCCGGCGAGCAGGGGCCGACGGTCCCGGTGACGCTCCCCCGGCCGCGCACCGGCCAGGAGCCGGCGCTGCCTCCGGCCGACCGCCTCGGCGGGGCCGACCACGACGACACCCACGGCTGGGGCGCCGGGCCTGGCTGGGACGCCGTGCGCGCCTGGCCCGGCGCGGACAGCCAGGATCGCGCCGATCGCGCGAGCCCGGGCCGCGGCGACGAGCCGGGCGACGGTGGCCCGGCCTGGTGGGACGACACCGCCGCCGACGGGCCACCGGACCCACGCCGAGCCGGCGGGGTACCCGGCGACGACGGTCCTTCCGCCGGCCCGCGGGCGGCGGATCCGCACAGCCCGGATCACACCGGCGGCCTCGGCCCGGTGAGCCTCCCACCCGGGCCGAGCGGCCGGGAACGGCCGCGACGCGACCACCTCGCCTGGGACGGTGACCGGCGGCGGGCGGCTGCTCCCGACGGCGGCGACAGCTGGCCCGGCCGCGTCGACCCACAGGCACCGCCGACGATGGGCGGCGAATGGAGGTCAGCGATCGCGCTGCACGGTCGCGCCGCCGACGGCCACCGCGTCGGCGAGCCCGACCCGCGACGGGGGCGCCTCGGCGGCGGTCACGACAACGGCCACGGGGGTCATGCCCGGTGGGCCCACGGCGGCGGCCAGGGCGCGAGCCACGGCACGGGCGGCACCGGTGACGGTGCGGGGAACGGGACCGGTGGCGAGGGGCACGACGGCGGACACGGGCCCGGCGACGGCGGACCCGGCCGGTTCGGCCGGATACCGCCCGCGGAGTGCGGCTGCCTCTACGGCGAGCTGGCCCGGGCCGAGGCCGCCTGCCGCGACCGGGAGCGCTGGCTGACCAGCCTGCTCGCCGAGCTGCCGGCCGCGGTACTCCTCGCCGACGCGCAGAGCCAGGTGGTCGGCGTGAACCAGGCGTACTGCGACCTGTTCGACCTGGCCGAGGCGCCCGTCGACCTGGTCGGCACCGACTGCCGCCTCCTGCTGCGGCCACGCGCCGGGCTGGTGGACGACCCGGCCGGGTTCGCCAACCGCCTCGACATCCTGCTGCGTCGGCGACGGACGCTGCGGCGGGAGGCCGTGATGTTCGCCGACGGCCGCGTCTTCGAGCGCAGCCACCTGCCGCTGGTCAGCCCCGACGGCTACCGCGGCCACCTCTGGCTGTACATCGACGTCACCGACCGGCGGATCCTCGACGCCGAGATCGAAGGCCTGATCTCGGAGCTCTGA